In a single window of the Danio rerio strain Tuebingen ecotype United States chromosome 20, GRCz12tu, whole genome shotgun sequence genome:
- the serpinb1l2 gene encoding serpin peptidase inhibitor, clade B (ovalbumin), member 1, like 2 isoform X1 yields MEGVSRANSLFALDLYRALSASSAEGNIFFSPLSISAALSMVYLGARGDTAGEMEKVLCFSSVSDFHAHFKTLISSINSPSASYILRLANRLYGEKTFSFLPMYVDSTMKLYHAEPQTVDFIRAADDSRQFINKWVEKQTENQIKDLLQPGVVNEMTRLLLVNAIYFKGNWMHTFDAHATKEMPFKINQNESRPVQMMDQVENFPYRCIPEYKLQVLELPYTQQELSMLILLPDEIKYGSDPLLKLESELNLQKLLDWTSRGKMDTWRKIIVRLPKFKLEIESCLSETLEKMGMSSVFQETKADLTGMSSNGGLFLSAVIHKAFVEVNEEGTEAAAATALLLPISACQGAFHDFIADHPFMFFIRHNPTNSILFLGRFRAPS; encoded by the exons ATGGAGGGAGTCTCTCGTGCTAACAGTCTCTTCGCTCTGGATCTCTATCGGGCTCTGAGCGCCAGCAGTGCTGAGGGAAACATCTTCTTTTCTCCATTGAGCATCAGTGCAGCGCTCAGCATGGTCTACTTGGGGGCCCGAGGAGACACTGCTGGAGAAATGGAGAAG GTCTTGTGCTTCAGTTCTGTCTCTGATTTTCACGCTCATTTCAAGACCCTCATCTCATCTATCAACAGTCCATCAGCCTCCTACATCCTCAGACTGGCCAACCGCCTCTATGGAGAGAAAACTTTCAGCTTCTTACCT ATGTATGTGGACTCCACTATGAAGCTTTATCACGCTGAACCTCAGACTGTGGACTTCATTAGAGCAGCAGATGACTCTCGCCAGTTCATTAACAAATGGGTGGAAAAGCAGACAGAGA atcAAATTAAAGATCTTCTTCAGCCTGGTGTGGTAAATGAGATGACCAGACTACTTCTAGTTAATGCCATCTACTTCAAAGGGAACTGGATGCACACATTTGATGCACATGCGACTAAagaaatgccatttaaaataaACCAG AATGAGAGTCGGCCTGTGCAAATGATGGATCAGGTGGAAAATTTTCCCTACAGATGCATCCCAGAGTATAAACTGCAGGTGCTGGAGTTGCCATATACACAGCAGGAGCTCAGCATGTTGATCCTTCTTCCAGATGAAATCAAGTATGGATCTGATCCTCTTCTCAAG CTGGAGAGCGAGTTGAACCTCCAAAAGCTGCTTGACTGGACCAGTAGAGGCAAAATGGACACATGGAGAAAGATCATTGTCCGTCTGCCAAAGTTCAAGTTGGAGATTGAGAGCTGTCTATCAGAAACACTGGAAAAGATGGGCATGAGCTCTGTGTTCCAGGAAACCAAGGCTGATCTGACAGGCATGAGCAGTAATGGTGGTCTCTTTCTTTCAGCAGTGATTCACAAGGCTTTTGTTGAGGTCAATGAGGAAGGAActgaagcagcagcagcaactGCATTGTTATTACCAATCAGTGCTTGTCAAGGTGCATTTCATGATTTCATAGCCGATCATCCCTTCATGTTCTTCATCAGACACAACCCCACTAACAGCATCCTTTTTCTGGGCAGATTCAGAGCCCCATCCTAG
- the serpinb1l2 gene encoding serpin peptidase inhibitor, clade B (ovalbumin), member 1, like 2 isoform X2 — MEGVSRANSLFALDLYRALSASSAEGNIFFSPLSISAALSMVYLGARGDTAGEMEKMYVDSTMKLYHAEPQTVDFIRAADDSRQFINKWVEKQTENQIKDLLQPGVVNEMTRLLLVNAIYFKGNWMHTFDAHATKEMPFKINQNESRPVQMMDQVENFPYRCIPEYKLQVLELPYTQQELSMLILLPDEIKYGSDPLLKLESELNLQKLLDWTSRGKMDTWRKIIVRLPKFKLEIESCLSETLEKMGMSSVFQETKADLTGMSSNGGLFLSAVIHKAFVEVNEEGTEAAAATALLLPISACQGAFHDFIADHPFMFFIRHNPTNSILFLGRFRAPS; from the exons ATGGAGGGAGTCTCTCGTGCTAACAGTCTCTTCGCTCTGGATCTCTATCGGGCTCTGAGCGCCAGCAGTGCTGAGGGAAACATCTTCTTTTCTCCATTGAGCATCAGTGCAGCGCTCAGCATGGTCTACTTGGGGGCCCGAGGAGACACTGCTGGAGAAATGGAGAAG ATGTATGTGGACTCCACTATGAAGCTTTATCACGCTGAACCTCAGACTGTGGACTTCATTAGAGCAGCAGATGACTCTCGCCAGTTCATTAACAAATGGGTGGAAAAGCAGACAGAGA atcAAATTAAAGATCTTCTTCAGCCTGGTGTGGTAAATGAGATGACCAGACTACTTCTAGTTAATGCCATCTACTTCAAAGGGAACTGGATGCACACATTTGATGCACATGCGACTAAagaaatgccatttaaaataaACCAG AATGAGAGTCGGCCTGTGCAAATGATGGATCAGGTGGAAAATTTTCCCTACAGATGCATCCCAGAGTATAAACTGCAGGTGCTGGAGTTGCCATATACACAGCAGGAGCTCAGCATGTTGATCCTTCTTCCAGATGAAATCAAGTATGGATCTGATCCTCTTCTCAAG CTGGAGAGCGAGTTGAACCTCCAAAAGCTGCTTGACTGGACCAGTAGAGGCAAAATGGACACATGGAGAAAGATCATTGTCCGTCTGCCAAAGTTCAAGTTGGAGATTGAGAGCTGTCTATCAGAAACACTGGAAAAGATGGGCATGAGCTCTGTGTTCCAGGAAACCAAGGCTGATCTGACAGGCATGAGCAGTAATGGTGGTCTCTTTCTTTCAGCAGTGATTCACAAGGCTTTTGTTGAGGTCAATGAGGAAGGAActgaagcagcagcagcaactGCATTGTTATTACCAATCAGTGCTTGTCAAGGTGCATTTCATGATTTCATAGCCGATCATCCCTTCATGTTCTTCATCAGACACAACCCCACTAACAGCATCCTTTTTCTGGGCAGATTCAGAGCCCCATCCTAG
- the ftr79 gene encoding uncharacterized protein ftr79 isoform X2, with product MAEIILENNDQYSCSVCLDLLKDPVTIPCGHSYCMSCINECWNKDQNGPYKCPQCRQTFSSKPPLNRSTVLAEIMDNLRAKESPQSPAGPGEIACDFCVGESIKAVKSCLECRASYCELHVQPHYNVPALKKHVLVKASTIPVCSKHDKLLEVYCRTDQTCVCAHCLMDDHKGHDTVPSTTERKEKEMQLKDTQTKVKQTIQAKEKELQKMKKDIMSHSDSTKAAVENSKNVFTDLVKLIEKRSSEMTEKIKAQEKADLDQGRKLQEKVKVEITHLKKREGVLETLSHTDNNIHFLQNYESVLCSGSDGFPSHSFKPGCSYTDVNKLLCQLKEQLEAVFNQKINETFQKVSDLTTKNNPSCINVGDRVRVKESIKRPKYDWGKGVTHKSVGVVKDIKSDKSLVVDFPGSAGWKGILSEMEPVNDDVECGSSTLTCNIKIGDKVCVKPSVETPMYGWGSITNKSIGSVINVQGETVTVHFPEQEGWIGDVSEVVLAGNTDLESSTHVSFKIGMRVRVRPSVKDPKHGWGSVIRNSIGVIKKIEGGSLTVDFPEQTDWTGEVSEMELFTSDVSGPLSLSPGSRVRVKSTVSTPAHGWGGITKHSIGLVTAINGTKVTVKFSEQSNWTGIVSEMEVVP from the exons ATGGCAGAGATTATACTCGAAAATAACGACCAGTACAGCTGCTCTGTGTGTCTGGACTTACTGAAGGATCCGGTGACAATTCCTTGCGGACACAGTTACTGCATGAGCTGCATCAATGAGTGCTGGAATAAGGACCAGAACGGACCATATAAATGTCCACAGTGCAGACAGACCTTCAGCTCAAAGCCTCCACTGAACAGAAGTACAGTCCTTGCTGAGATTATGGATAATTTGAGGGCCAAAGAGTCTCCTCAAAGTCCTGCGGGACCTGGAGAGATTGCGTGTGATTTCTGTGTTGGAGAAAGCATCAAAGCTGTCAAGTCTTGTTTGGAGTGTCGAGCATCTTACTGTGAATTACATGTACAGCCACACTATAATGTTCCTGCTTTGAAGAAACACGTGCTGGTGAAAGCGTCCACCATCCCAGTTTGCTCCAAACACGACAAGCTCCTGGAGGTCTACTGTCGAACCGACCAGACCTGTGTCTGCGCACACTGCTTAATGGATGACCACAAGGGCCACGACACAGTGCCATCCACAACAGAGCGCAAGGAGAAAGAG ATGCAACTTAAAGACACTCAAACAAAAGTCAAGCAGACAATCCAGGCCAAAGAAAAGGAGCTGcagaaaatgaaaaaagacaTCATGTCTCATTCA GATTCTACGAAGGCAGCAGTGGAAAACAGTAAGAACGTCTTCACTGATTTAGTCAAGCTTATTGAGAAAAGAAGCAGTGAGATGACCGAAAAGATAAAAGCTCAAGAAAAGGCTGATCTGGATCAAGGCAGAAAACTACAAGAAAAGGTAAAGGTGGAAATAACGCATCTGAAGAAGAGAGAAGGAGTACTGGAGACACTTTCGCACACAGACAACAACATCCACTTTCTTCAG AATTATGAGTCTGTGTTGTGTTCTGGGTCTGATGGCTTTCCGAGCCATTCTTTTAAGCCTGGATGCTCGTATACAGATGTAAACAAACTTCTCTGCCAACTTAAAGAGCAACTAGAAGCTGTTTTCAACCAGAAAATAAACGAAACGTTTCAGAAAG TTTCAGATCTGACCACAAAAAACAATCCAAGCTGCATTAATGTTGGAGACAGAGTCCGAGTGAAAGAGTCTATTAAAAGGCCAAAATATGACTGGGGAAAAGGTGTCACGCATAAGAGTGTTGGTGTGGTGAAAG ATATTAAAAGCGATAAGAGTTTGGTCGTCGACTTTCCTGGATCTGCAGGTTGGAAAGGAATTCTCTCTGAAATGGAGCCAGTAAACGATGATGTTGAATGtg GATCTTCAACTCTCACCTGCAATATTAAAATTGGAGACAAAGTCTGTGTGAAGCCGTCTGTTGAAACACCAATGTATGGATGGGGTTCGATTACCAACAAAAGCATTGGCAGTGTTATAA ATGTGCAGGGTGAGACTGTGACAGTTCATTTCCCTGAGCAGGAAGGTTGGATTGGAGATGTTTCAGAAGTGGTGCTTGCAGGGAACACTGATTTGG AATCCTCCACTCACGTATCCTTCAAAATTGGAATGAGAGTCCGGGTGAGACCCTCAGTAAAAGACCCAAAACATGGATGGGGATCAGTCATTCGCAACAGCATTGGTGTCATTAAAA AAATTGAGGGTGGGTCTTTAACTGTGGATTTCCCTGAACAGACAGACTGGACTGGTGAGGTTTCAGAAATGGAGCTCTTCACTAGTGATGTTTCAG gACCCCTCAGTTTAAGCCCTGGATCAAGAGTCCGCGTAAAATCCACCGTCAGCACTCCAGCTCATGGTTGGGGAGGCATCACTAAACACAGCATTGGACTGGTTACAG CAATTAATGGCACCAAAGTCACTGTGAAGTTTTCTGAACAGTCTAATTGGACTGGCATTGTCTCAGAGATGGAGGTGGTGCCTTAA
- the serpinb1l2 gene encoding serpin peptidase inhibitor, clade B (ovalbumin), member 1, like 2 isoform X3, whose protein sequence is MTRLLLVNAIYFKGNWMHTFDAHATKEMPFKINQNESRPVQMMDQVENFPYRCIPEYKLQVLELPYTQQELSMLILLPDEIKYGSDPLLKLESELNLQKLLDWTSRGKMDTWRKIIVRLPKFKLEIESCLSETLEKMGMSSVFQETKADLTGMSSNGGLFLSAVIHKAFVEVNEEGTEAAAATALLLPISACQGAFHDFIADHPFMFFIRHNPTNSILFLGRFRAPS, encoded by the exons ATGACCAGACTACTTCTAGTTAATGCCATCTACTTCAAAGGGAACTGGATGCACACATTTGATGCACATGCGACTAAagaaatgccatttaaaataaACCAG AATGAGAGTCGGCCTGTGCAAATGATGGATCAGGTGGAAAATTTTCCCTACAGATGCATCCCAGAGTATAAACTGCAGGTGCTGGAGTTGCCATATACACAGCAGGAGCTCAGCATGTTGATCCTTCTTCCAGATGAAATCAAGTATGGATCTGATCCTCTTCTCAAG CTGGAGAGCGAGTTGAACCTCCAAAAGCTGCTTGACTGGACCAGTAGAGGCAAAATGGACACATGGAGAAAGATCATTGTCCGTCTGCCAAAGTTCAAGTTGGAGATTGAGAGCTGTCTATCAGAAACACTGGAAAAGATGGGCATGAGCTCTGTGTTCCAGGAAACCAAGGCTGATCTGACAGGCATGAGCAGTAATGGTGGTCTCTTTCTTTCAGCAGTGATTCACAAGGCTTTTGTTGAGGTCAATGAGGAAGGAActgaagcagcagcagcaactGCATTGTTATTACCAATCAGTGCTTGTCAAGGTGCATTTCATGATTTCATAGCCGATCATCCCTTCATGTTCTTCATCAGACACAACCCCACTAACAGCATCCTTTTTCTGGGCAGATTCAGAGCCCCATCCTAG
- the rwdd2b gene encoding RWD domain-containing protein 2B isoform X2, with translation MQLHSDLNNYLTENCRGEVCVLSAVQWIKDNACVYFTKSAAFSEPKKEHALTQPKTTFSRLWIYSHHIYNKIKRKNILEWAKELNLSGFSMPGKPGIVCVEGLQSVCDEFWARLKVLTWKRIMICHREDVPLDSSWTEERIESLRKFTLFHEAIFYPHGTKGNHMDLGQLYQFLNDKGCADIFQLYFGIKGQ, from the exons ATGCAGCTTCACTCTGATCTCAACAACTACCTGACTGAAAACTGCAGAGGTGAAGTGTGTGTTCTTTCAGCTGTGCAGTGGATCAAAGACAATGCATGCGTATATTTCACTAAAAGCGCAGCTTTCAGTGAACCCAAGAAAGAACATGCTTTGACTCAGCCAAAAACAACATTCAGTAGACTCTGGATCTACAGCCATCATATCTACAATAAGATCAAGAGGAAGAACATTCTGGAATGGGCAAAGGAGCTAAACCTTTCTGGGTTCAGCATGCCAGGAAAGCCTGGGATTGTCTGTGTAGAAGGTCTGCAGTCTGTTTGTGATGAGTTCTGGGCCAG acttaaGGTTTTGACATGGAAGAGAATAATGATTTGTCACAGAGAAGATGTCCCTTTAGACAGTAGCTGGACGGAGGAGAGAATTGAATCCCTCCGCAAGTTCACCCTCTTTCATGAAGCTATATTTTACCCGCATGGGACTAAAGGAAACCACATGGACCTTGGGCAGCTCTATCAGTTCCTTAATGACAAAGGATGTGCTGATATATTTCAGTTGTACTTTGGAATTAAGGGTCAGTGA
- the ftr79 gene encoding uncharacterized protein ftr79 isoform X3 codes for MAEIILENNDQYSCSVCLDLLKDPVTIPCGHSYCMSCINECWNKDQNGPYKCPQCRQTFSSKPPLNRSTVLAEIMDNLRAKESPQSPAGPGEIACDFCVGESIKAVKSCLECRASYCELHVQPHYNVPALKKHVLVKASTIPVCSKHDKLLEVYCRTDQTCVCAHCLMDDHKGHDTVPSTTERKEKEMQLKDTQTKVKQTIQAKEKELQKMKKDIMSHSDSTKAAVENSKNVFTDLVKLIEKRSSEMTEKIKAQEKADLDQGRKLQEKNYESVLCSGSDGFPSHSFKPGCSYTDVNKLLCQLKEQLEAVFNQKINETFQKVSDLTTKNNPSCINVGDRVRVKESIKRPKYDWGKGVTHKSVGVVKDIKSDKSLVVDFPGSAGWKGILSEMEPVNDDVECGSSTLTCNIKIGDKVCVKPSVETPMYGWGSITNKSIGSVINVQGETVTVHFPEQEGWIGDVSEVVLAGNTDLESSTHVSFKIGMRVRVRPSVKDPKHGWGSVIRNSIGVIKKIEGGSLTVDFPEQTDWTGEVSEMELFTSDVSGPLSLSPGSRVRVKSTVSTPAHGWGGITKHSIGLVTAINGTKVTVKFSEQSNWTGIVSEMEVVP; via the exons ATGGCAGAGATTATACTCGAAAATAACGACCAGTACAGCTGCTCTGTGTGTCTGGACTTACTGAAGGATCCGGTGACAATTCCTTGCGGACACAGTTACTGCATGAGCTGCATCAATGAGTGCTGGAATAAGGACCAGAACGGACCATATAAATGTCCACAGTGCAGACAGACCTTCAGCTCAAAGCCTCCACTGAACAGAAGTACAGTCCTTGCTGAGATTATGGATAATTTGAGGGCCAAAGAGTCTCCTCAAAGTCCTGCGGGACCTGGAGAGATTGCGTGTGATTTCTGTGTTGGAGAAAGCATCAAAGCTGTCAAGTCTTGTTTGGAGTGTCGAGCATCTTACTGTGAATTACATGTACAGCCACACTATAATGTTCCTGCTTTGAAGAAACACGTGCTGGTGAAAGCGTCCACCATCCCAGTTTGCTCCAAACACGACAAGCTCCTGGAGGTCTACTGTCGAACCGACCAGACCTGTGTCTGCGCACACTGCTTAATGGATGACCACAAGGGCCACGACACAGTGCCATCCACAACAGAGCGCAAGGAGAAAGAG ATGCAACTTAAAGACACTCAAACAAAAGTCAAGCAGACAATCCAGGCCAAAGAAAAGGAGCTGcagaaaatgaaaaaagacaTCATGTCTCATTCA GATTCTACGAAGGCAGCAGTGGAAAACAGTAAGAACGTCTTCACTGATTTAGTCAAGCTTATTGAGAAAAGAAGCAGTGAGATGACCGAAAAGATAAAAGCTCAAGAAAAGGCTGATCTGGATCAAGGCAGAAAACTACAAGAAAAG AATTATGAGTCTGTGTTGTGTTCTGGGTCTGATGGCTTTCCGAGCCATTCTTTTAAGCCTGGATGCTCGTATACAGATGTAAACAAACTTCTCTGCCAACTTAAAGAGCAACTAGAAGCTGTTTTCAACCAGAAAATAAACGAAACGTTTCAGAAAG TTTCAGATCTGACCACAAAAAACAATCCAAGCTGCATTAATGTTGGAGACAGAGTCCGAGTGAAAGAGTCTATTAAAAGGCCAAAATATGACTGGGGAAAAGGTGTCACGCATAAGAGTGTTGGTGTGGTGAAAG ATATTAAAAGCGATAAGAGTTTGGTCGTCGACTTTCCTGGATCTGCAGGTTGGAAAGGAATTCTCTCTGAAATGGAGCCAGTAAACGATGATGTTGAATGtg GATCTTCAACTCTCACCTGCAATATTAAAATTGGAGACAAAGTCTGTGTGAAGCCGTCTGTTGAAACACCAATGTATGGATGGGGTTCGATTACCAACAAAAGCATTGGCAGTGTTATAA ATGTGCAGGGTGAGACTGTGACAGTTCATTTCCCTGAGCAGGAAGGTTGGATTGGAGATGTTTCAGAAGTGGTGCTTGCAGGGAACACTGATTTGG AATCCTCCACTCACGTATCCTTCAAAATTGGAATGAGAGTCCGGGTGAGACCCTCAGTAAAAGACCCAAAACATGGATGGGGATCAGTCATTCGCAACAGCATTGGTGTCATTAAAA AAATTGAGGGTGGGTCTTTAACTGTGGATTTCCCTGAACAGACAGACTGGACTGGTGAGGTTTCAGAAATGGAGCTCTTCACTAGTGATGTTTCAG gACCCCTCAGTTTAAGCCCTGGATCAAGAGTCCGCGTAAAATCCACCGTCAGCACTCCAGCTCATGGTTGGGGAGGCATCACTAAACACAGCATTGGACTGGTTACAG CAATTAATGGCACCAAAGTCACTGTGAAGTTTTCTGAACAGTCTAATTGGACTGGCATTGTCTCAGAGATGGAGGTGGTGCCTTAA
- the ftr79 gene encoding uncharacterized protein ftr79 isoform X1 encodes MGLSSRYLVNMAEIILENNDQYSCSVCLDLLKDPVTIPCGHSYCMSCINECWNKDQNGPYKCPQCRQTFSSKPPLNRSTVLAEIMDNLRAKESPQSPAGPGEIACDFCVGESIKAVKSCLECRASYCELHVQPHYNVPALKKHVLVKASTIPVCSKHDKLLEVYCRTDQTCVCAHCLMDDHKGHDTVPSTTERKEKEMQLKDTQTKVKQTIQAKEKELQKMKKDIMSHSDSTKAAVENSKNVFTDLVKLIEKRSSEMTEKIKAQEKADLDQGRKLQEKVKVEITHLKKREGVLETLSHTDNNIHFLQNYESVLCSGSDGFPSHSFKPGCSYTDVNKLLCQLKEQLEAVFNQKINETFQKVSDLTTKNNPSCINVGDRVRVKESIKRPKYDWGKGVTHKSVGVVKDIKSDKSLVVDFPGSAGWKGILSEMEPVNDDVECGSSTLTCNIKIGDKVCVKPSVETPMYGWGSITNKSIGSVINVQGETVTVHFPEQEGWIGDVSEVVLAGNTDLESSTHVSFKIGMRVRVRPSVKDPKHGWGSVIRNSIGVIKKIEGGSLTVDFPEQTDWTGEVSEMELFTSDVSGPLSLSPGSRVRVKSTVSTPAHGWGGITKHSIGLVTAINGTKVTVKFSEQSNWTGIVSEMEVVP; translated from the exons atGGGTCTTTCTAGCAGGTATTTGGTAAACATGGCAGAGATTATACTCGAAAATAACGACCAGTACAGCTGCTCTGTGTGTCTGGACTTACTGAAGGATCCGGTGACAATTCCTTGCGGACACAGTTACTGCATGAGCTGCATCAATGAGTGCTGGAATAAGGACCAGAACGGACCATATAAATGTCCACAGTGCAGACAGACCTTCAGCTCAAAGCCTCCACTGAACAGAAGTACAGTCCTTGCTGAGATTATGGATAATTTGAGGGCCAAAGAGTCTCCTCAAAGTCCTGCGGGACCTGGAGAGATTGCGTGTGATTTCTGTGTTGGAGAAAGCATCAAAGCTGTCAAGTCTTGTTTGGAGTGTCGAGCATCTTACTGTGAATTACATGTACAGCCACACTATAATGTTCCTGCTTTGAAGAAACACGTGCTGGTGAAAGCGTCCACCATCCCAGTTTGCTCCAAACACGACAAGCTCCTGGAGGTCTACTGTCGAACCGACCAGACCTGTGTCTGCGCACACTGCTTAATGGATGACCACAAGGGCCACGACACAGTGCCATCCACAACAGAGCGCAAGGAGAAAGAG ATGCAACTTAAAGACACTCAAACAAAAGTCAAGCAGACAATCCAGGCCAAAGAAAAGGAGCTGcagaaaatgaaaaaagacaTCATGTCTCATTCA GATTCTACGAAGGCAGCAGTGGAAAACAGTAAGAACGTCTTCACTGATTTAGTCAAGCTTATTGAGAAAAGAAGCAGTGAGATGACCGAAAAGATAAAAGCTCAAGAAAAGGCTGATCTGGATCAAGGCAGAAAACTACAAGAAAAGGTAAAGGTGGAAATAACGCATCTGAAGAAGAGAGAAGGAGTACTGGAGACACTTTCGCACACAGACAACAACATCCACTTTCTTCAG AATTATGAGTCTGTGTTGTGTTCTGGGTCTGATGGCTTTCCGAGCCATTCTTTTAAGCCTGGATGCTCGTATACAGATGTAAACAAACTTCTCTGCCAACTTAAAGAGCAACTAGAAGCTGTTTTCAACCAGAAAATAAACGAAACGTTTCAGAAAG TTTCAGATCTGACCACAAAAAACAATCCAAGCTGCATTAATGTTGGAGACAGAGTCCGAGTGAAAGAGTCTATTAAAAGGCCAAAATATGACTGGGGAAAAGGTGTCACGCATAAGAGTGTTGGTGTGGTGAAAG ATATTAAAAGCGATAAGAGTTTGGTCGTCGACTTTCCTGGATCTGCAGGTTGGAAAGGAATTCTCTCTGAAATGGAGCCAGTAAACGATGATGTTGAATGtg GATCTTCAACTCTCACCTGCAATATTAAAATTGGAGACAAAGTCTGTGTGAAGCCGTCTGTTGAAACACCAATGTATGGATGGGGTTCGATTACCAACAAAAGCATTGGCAGTGTTATAA ATGTGCAGGGTGAGACTGTGACAGTTCATTTCCCTGAGCAGGAAGGTTGGATTGGAGATGTTTCAGAAGTGGTGCTTGCAGGGAACACTGATTTGG AATCCTCCACTCACGTATCCTTCAAAATTGGAATGAGAGTCCGGGTGAGACCCTCAGTAAAAGACCCAAAACATGGATGGGGATCAGTCATTCGCAACAGCATTGGTGTCATTAAAA AAATTGAGGGTGGGTCTTTAACTGTGGATTTCCCTGAACAGACAGACTGGACTGGTGAGGTTTCAGAAATGGAGCTCTTCACTAGTGATGTTTCAG gACCCCTCAGTTTAAGCCCTGGATCAAGAGTCCGCGTAAAATCCACCGTCAGCACTCCAGCTCATGGTTGGGGAGGCATCACTAAACACAGCATTGGACTGGTTACAG CAATTAATGGCACCAAAGTCACTGTGAAGTTTTCTGAACAGTCTAATTGGACTGGCATTGTCTCAGAGATGGAGGTGGTGCCTTAA